A window from Theobroma cacao cultivar B97-61/B2 chromosome 3, Criollo_cocoa_genome_V2, whole genome shotgun sequence encodes these proteins:
- the LOC18606745 gene encoding 30S ribosomal protein S6 alpha, chloroplastic codes for MASPTSSLTKSPFCPQHLTQFPPLPFLSFTHSLKPIPKKSKSLTSLKRGNFTTVTVKARTLDFSGSFFEGGFGSDDDPPSQPGSGITALEDKEEPQCPPGLRQYETMMVLRPDMSEDERLALTQKYEELLVAGGGMYVEVFNRGVVPLAYSIKKKNKAGETNTYLDGIYLLFTYFMKPESMATLEVALNTDDDVIRSSSFKVRKRKF; via the exons ATGGCATCCCCGACCTCTTCTCTAACCAAATCCCCGTTTTGTCCCCAACATCTCACCCAATTCCCGCCTTTGCCCTTCCTCTCCTTCACTCACAGCCTAAAACCAATCCCAAAAAAGTCAAAGTCCCTGACTTCCCTCAAAAGAGGCAACTTCACAACCGTAACCGTCAAAGCCCGGACTTTGGACTTCTCCGGTTCATTCTTCGAGGGCGGGTTCGGTTCGGACGATGACCCTCCTTCCCAACCCGGGTCCGGTATAACCGCCTTGGAAGATAAAGAGGAACCTCAATGCCCACCGGGGCTACGACAGTACGAGACAATGATGGTTTTAAGACCCGACATGTCTGAAGACGAAAGGCTCGCTCTTACCCAGAAGTACGAGGAG CTTCTTGTCGCTGGGGGGGGCATGTATGTGGAGGTATTTAACAGAGGGGTCGTCCCACTAGCCTACAgcattaagaagaaaaataaagctgGGGAAACTAACACTTACTTGGATGGCATTTACCTCCTCTTTACGTACTTTATGAAACCGGAGTCTATGGCAACTCTTGAGGTGGCCCTGAATACAGATGATGATGTTATTCGATCATCCAGCTTCAAGGTAAGAAAGAGGAAGTTTTAG
- the LOC18606746 gene encoding protein ABIL3 isoform X1 → MGFYGLMINYVEFFNDLLVLITWTPEKTQVSTIEENMTSTTSVSVPQESSHRDELLMQQSLLFSDTLKDLKSLRKQLYSAAEHFELAYSKEEQKQIVEETLKDYAIKALVNTVDHLGSVAYKVNNFLDEKMGGICGMQLRLSCLEQRLRTCQEFVSLGGISQQSLVLEASEHHKRYIFPVEDTLNDFAQTSLKSHPTSMCARLDLHQFKKIGIQAIAAETPSECVGDEFFVLRSPQPLPRQRPLLFTSKSMNQRAENPSTSPRYFPLPRSGSLMQRSTSPNHRNDKRRYPSEPRRTISSSTLGERERAKDMEQYSSKSKRLFKAMLSLRKPKKDATLYKFLDEN, encoded by the exons ATGGGTTTCTATGGATTGATGATTAACTATGTAGAGTTTTTCAATGACCTTTTGGTTTTGATTACTTGGACACCCGAGAAAACCCAGGTTTCCACTATCGAGGAAAATATGACTTCCACCACTTCAGTTTCTGTTCCTCAAGAATCTTCCCACCGTGATGAACTCTTAATGCAGCAGAGCTTGCTTTTTTCAGATACTCTTAAG GATTTGAAGAGTCTGAGGAAACAGTTGTATTCTGCAGCGGAACATTTTGAGTTAGCCTACTCCAAAGAAGAGCAGAAACAAAT AGTGGAGGAGACTTTGAAAGATTATGCCATTAAAGCTTTGGTCAATACTGTGGACCACTTGGGTTCTGTAGCATACAAAGTTAACAATTTTTTGGATGAAAAGATGGGTGGAATTTGTGGAATGCAGCTTCGTTTGTCTTGCCTCGAACAG AGACTGCGAACATGCCAAGAGTTTGTCAGCTTAGGTGGCATTTCTCAGCAGTCATTGGTGTTAGAGGCATCCGAGCACCATAAGCGGTACATCTTTCCAG TTGAGGACACCCTGAATGATTTTGCTCAGACCAGCCTGAAATCCCACCCAACTAGCATGTGTGCTAGATTAGACTTGCATCAGTTCAAGAAAATTG GTATTCAAGCAATAGCAGCAGAGACCCCTTCCGAGTGTGTCGG GGATGAATTCTTTGTCTTACGCTCTCCACAACCTTTGCCAAGACAACGACCCCTTCTGTTCACAAGCAAATCAATGAACCAAAGAGCAG AGAATCCATCAACCTCTCCCCGCTACTTTCCACTCCCACGCTCTGGATCTCTTATGCAGAGATCAACCTCTCCAAACCATCGCAATGATAAAAGACGG TACCCTTCAGAGCCTCGAAGAACTATTTCTTCGTCCACCCTGGGTGAAAGAGAGAGGGCCAAAGATATGGAACAATATTCTAGCAAAAGCAAACGTCTTTTCAAGGCTATGCTCAGCTTGCGCAAGCCCAAAAAGGATGCCACATTGTACAAATTCTTGGATGAGAATTGA
- the LOC18606746 gene encoding protein ABIL3 isoform X2, whose amino-acid sequence MTSTTSVSVPQESSHRDELLMQQSLLFSDTLKDLKSLRKQLYSAAEHFELAYSKEEQKQIVEETLKDYAIKALVNTVDHLGSVAYKVNNFLDEKMGGICGMQLRLSCLEQRLRTCQEFVSLGGISQQSLVLEASEHHKRYIFPVEDTLNDFAQTSLKSHPTSMCARLDLHQFKKIGIQAIAAETPSECVGDEFFVLRSPQPLPRQRPLLFTSKSMNQRAENPSTSPRYFPLPRSGSLMQRSTSPNHRNDKRRYPSEPRRTISSSTLGERERAKDMEQYSSKSKRLFKAMLSLRKPKKDATLYKFLDEN is encoded by the exons ATGACTTCCACCACTTCAGTTTCTGTTCCTCAAGAATCTTCCCACCGTGATGAACTCTTAATGCAGCAGAGCTTGCTTTTTTCAGATACTCTTAAG GATTTGAAGAGTCTGAGGAAACAGTTGTATTCTGCAGCGGAACATTTTGAGTTAGCCTACTCCAAAGAAGAGCAGAAACAAAT AGTGGAGGAGACTTTGAAAGATTATGCCATTAAAGCTTTGGTCAATACTGTGGACCACTTGGGTTCTGTAGCATACAAAGTTAACAATTTTTTGGATGAAAAGATGGGTGGAATTTGTGGAATGCAGCTTCGTTTGTCTTGCCTCGAACAG AGACTGCGAACATGCCAAGAGTTTGTCAGCTTAGGTGGCATTTCTCAGCAGTCATTGGTGTTAGAGGCATCCGAGCACCATAAGCGGTACATCTTTCCAG TTGAGGACACCCTGAATGATTTTGCTCAGACCAGCCTGAAATCCCACCCAACTAGCATGTGTGCTAGATTAGACTTGCATCAGTTCAAGAAAATTG GTATTCAAGCAATAGCAGCAGAGACCCCTTCCGAGTGTGTCGG GGATGAATTCTTTGTCTTACGCTCTCCACAACCTTTGCCAAGACAACGACCCCTTCTGTTCACAAGCAAATCAATGAACCAAAGAGCAG AGAATCCATCAACCTCTCCCCGCTACTTTCCACTCCCACGCTCTGGATCTCTTATGCAGAGATCAACCTCTCCAAACCATCGCAATGATAAAAGACGG TACCCTTCAGAGCCTCGAAGAACTATTTCTTCGTCCACCCTGGGTGAAAGAGAGAGGGCCAAAGATATGGAACAATATTCTAGCAAAAGCAAACGTCTTTTCAAGGCTATGCTCAGCTTGCGCAAGCCCAAAAAGGATGCCACATTGTACAAATTCTTGGATGAGAATTGA